Below is a window of Candidatus Thermokryptus mobilis DNA.
GATAAATTTGGGGACGAAATAATTGAAAAGGGGAAGATAAAGTTTATAAATCCAGCCAATGTCAAAAAAGTTGAAAAACTTTTCTCAAAGTTTGGGTATTTCTTGATCATCATAAATAGATTCCTCGCCGGGACGAGAGCATTCGTTGCCTTCTTTGCTGGGCTTGGTGAATTTGACCCGAAAAAATCAATCCTGCTTTCACTCATCAGCGCTTTGATTTGGTATTCAATACTTGTAACAGCAGGGAAAATGCTCGGGGAGAATTGGGAAATAATTGCAAATATCATTTCAAGCTACAGCAAAATCATAACGATCACCCTAACATTGCTTTTGATATTTTACATTGCTAGAAATTTTTTAAAAAGCAAAAAGAGATGAAACTTGCTTCAAGAGATAATCAAACTTGACAAAGGTATTTTCTACCTTCTCAACGGTCAGATTTCAAATCCCGTCCTTGATGTGATCATGCCATTTGTGACGAGCGATTTCAATTTAAGAGTTTTTCTTGTCATTTTATGGCTATATTTCATCTTTTTTGGTGGCAGAAAAGGGAGAACCCTTGCGTTGCTTTTGATACCTGCAGTTGCCTTGAGCGATATTTTAAGCAGTCATATAATTAAACCACTTATCGGAAGGATAAGACCTTGTCATGAGCTTGAAGGGGTGCGTTTACTTGTCGGATGCGGAAGTGGGCTATCGTTCCCATCAAGCCATGCGGTGAACAGCTTCACAACGGCGACGCTTATCTCAAAATTTTACCGAAATCTTCGCATCTATCTCTTTTCGCTTGCTTCGCTTATCGCTTTTTCAAGAATTTATGTCGGCGTCCATTATCCGTTAGATGTAATATCCGGGGCTATAATCGGGCTTGGGGTTGGAATTTTAATTACATCACTCTGGAACACAGTTGAAAATTATGTCTGGCGAAAACAAAAATTGAACTCAAAAAGTGAGAAAAATTTTAAATGAAAAATTCCTCCTTGCACTCACCGGAGCTGTTTTACTTTCGGCTTCCTTTCCACCATTGAAGTTTGGATTCCTCGCAACTGCTGGTTTCGTCCCAATTTTTTTTCTGATTGACAAAATTGAGAACTACAAACAACTTTTTCGCTATTCATATATCTTCTTCTTCTTTTTTAATCTTTTTACACTCTACTGGGTAGGCGGATGGTCAAAAGAAGCAGACCCATTCCTCATGGTCGGTTGCGTCCTGTTGATTTTAATTCACCCCATTTTGTTCTTCCTCCCAATATGGTTTTATATGTTCATCAAAAGAAATCTTGGCAAAAATTTTCATCTGTTAACTTTTCCGTTCGTCTATGTTCTATTTGAGTATTTTAGGTCAACGACGGAACTCGCTTTCCCATGGCTTACGCTCGGAAATACACAGACATATTACATTGAAAAAATTCAATTCATTGAGTTCACAGGCGTCTACGGACTCTCGTTTCTCCTTCTTATCGTCAATATCCTTTTCTATCTTTCGCTTAAAAAACTGCGCTTCAAATACTTTCTACTTGCTGTTTTAATCTACATACTGCCCAATTTTTACGGTGCTCTTGTTCTGAAAAATTCAGAAACAAAAAGTTTTAAGAAAATAAAAGTCGGTTTGATCCAGCCCAACATAAATCCTTGGTTGAAATGGGAGGGGACTTTATCCGAGCAGATAGAACTTTATCTTGGGATGACGAATGAGATAATTAAAGAAAATCCAAATGTTGAGTTGATAGTTTATCCCGAAACCGCTATAACATATTTTTTCCTTCTACCACAATATCGCTACCATTTCAATTTTTTCAAAAGTGAAATTGATAGGCTAAATGTCGCTATTTTGACAGGGTTTCCCGATGCAAAATTTTATGACGATCCATCTCAAGCGCCACCAAGTAGTCATCTGATAAAGGAGACGGGACAAAGATATGACGCCTTTAACTCAATGGGACTTTTCCTCCCGAATTCGGATGAAGTTCAAAAATACGCGAAGATAATTCTTGTCCCCTTCGGGGAGCGATTACCTTATGCGGATACATTTCATTTTTTGATTGAACCGCTTCAATGGGGCGTTGGCATAAGCAACTGGGCAAAGGGAAAGGATACAACGATCTTTGAGATGAGGACAAGAAATGGAGAATTGATAAAATTTTCCGGGGTTGTTTGTTATGAATCAATCTATCCAAGTTTCATAAGAAAGTTCGTAAACAAAGGTGCTCAATTCCTCGTCGTCATAACAAACGATAGCTGGTATGGAAACACATCCGGACCTTATCAGCATTTCCAATACTCAATCTTGCGGGCGGTTGAAAATAGAAGAAGCGTTGTAAGATGCGCAAACGGCGGAATTTCTGGATTCATTGATCCATACGGCAGGGTTCAAAAGAAAACAAAATTTTATGAGAAAACCCAAATTGCTGACGAAATAAAACTTAACGATGAAAAAACCTTTTATACACTTTATGGCGATTTGATCGTCTATCTGTCGCTTTTAGTCGTTTCGCTGTCCTTTTTTACAGTTCTGTTCAAAAACTTCAAAACAAAGTCGGAGAACAAAAATGCTTAAAAATCTAATTTCACTCCTAATCCCCTTGTTAATTTTCGGTTGTGTAAACCAAAACCAGAATGAAAAATTTTCAAAACTCGTCCAAGAATTTATGGAAGATTACTTCAAGTTTCACCCCGTGACGGCAACTTGGGTCGGATATCACAAATATGACGGCTTGCTTGACGATTTATCAAACGATGCATTGAAGAGAAAAACCGAATGGCTTGAAAAAAATAAAGAAAAATTTTCAAACTTTGACCCGAAGAAACTTTCAAAAGATAACGAGATTGACCGCCGAATTTTGATCGAAAAAATTGATGAGATGCTTTTTGAACTAAAAGAGTTAAAAGAGCATGAATGGAATCCATTAATCTATAATTCAATCATCGGTGACGGTTTGATGTATCTTATAACGCAGGACTTTGCCCCTGCGGAGGACAGGTTGAAAAGCGCACTTGAAAGGGTCAAACAAATACCTCGCTTTATTGAGCAAGCGAAACTAAACTTAAAGGACGCACCACAAATTCACATTGAGACAGCGATAAAGCAAAACAAAGGAAATATCAACATCTTGCAAAATGATCTGATTAAGTTTGCCGAGTCGCTTAACATATCTAATGATTTAAAATCCGAACTTAAAAGAGCAAGTGAAAAAGCGATATCATCACTTGAAGATTTCGGAAGATGGCTTGAAGATGAGTTAAAACCAAGGTCAAAGAGGGATTTCCGCCTTGGGAAAGAACTTTACTACAAAAAGATGAAATACTACCTTAAAACCGATTTGACCCCGGATGAAATACTCTCGCTTGCTGAAAGCGAAAAGAACAAGACCCATGAGGAGATGTATCATATTGCTCTTGCACTTTACAAATACTATTATGGAAGAGAACCAAAGGGGAAAGATAAACTTGAGGTAATAAAATCTGTCCTTGACAAAATTGTGCTTGAGCATCCGAAACCAAGCGAGATAATGGAAAGGATAAAGATGGACTTAAATTACTTGACGCAATTTGTGAAGGAGAAGGACCTTTTAACGCTTGATGAAAGCAAACCACTTGTAGTGCGCGAGACGCCTGAATACCAACGGGGTGTTGCGGTCGCCTCGCTTGAAGCCCCAGGACCGCTTGAGAAAAATATGAAAACATTTTACAACGTCTCACCGATACCGGACGATTGGACGCCAGAGCAAGTTGAATCTTACCTTCGTGAGTATAACTATTATTCGCTTCTTGAGCTTAGCATCCACGAGGCAATTCCAGGGCATTATGTCCAGCTTTACTATTCAAACCGTTGCCCGTCAATCGTAAGAAGTGTTTTCTGGAGCGGGACTATGGTTGAAGGATGGGCTGTCTATGCAGAAAGATTGATGATTGAAAATGGAATTTTAAACAATGACCCGAAGATGAAACTCATTCACTTAAAATGGTATCTCAGAGTTATAATTAATGCTATACTTGATCATAAAATTCACGCTGGAAATATGACACAGGAAGAAGCAATTGAACTTATGACCCGGGAGGGATTTCAAGAGAGAGCCGAAGCCGAGGGCAAATGGAGAAGAGCATGTTTGACATCAGCTCAACTTTCAAGTTATTTTACGGGCTTCCAAGAGATAATGAAATTAAGGGAGGAATATATGAAGCTGAAAGGGGAAAAGTTTAACATAAAAGAGTTCAATGAAAAACTTCTATCACACGGTTCTCCACCTGTTAAGTATCTTCGTGAAATTTTGCTCTTTTAACTTTTCAACTAACTTCGGCAAAACTTCGCCAGATTTACCGATTATAACTTCATCCATAAACCAGGATAGTTCCGTTCGCTCTATGTTAATTTCAACCGTGTAAGCACCGTTCATTTTCGCAATCTGTGGGAGTGAGGCAGCTGGATAAACGACACCAGATGTCCCAACTGAAAAAAATACATCGCAATTTGAAGCTGCTTCTTCTGCTTCTTCCCAAGCTCCGATGGGAAGCATCTCACCAAACCATACAACATCCGGTCTTATCAAACCACCACATTCACATTTTGGGACTTTCATCTCAAGGGCAAGATTGACATCATCATACCTTTTGCCACATTTTATGCAATAATTTTTCTCAATGTTCCCGTGAAGTTCAATTATATTTTTATTCCCTGCCCTTCGGTGAAGGTTGTCAACATTTTGAGTTATAAGCGTAAAATTAGGGAAAAGATTTTCAAGTTCAACAAGTGCATAATGCCCTGGGTTCGGCTTAACCTCTTGAATTAACTTTCTTCGGTAATTATACCATTCCCAAACAAGTTCTGGATTTTTGATGAAGGCATCAAAAGTTGCAAGTTCCTCAGGTTTGAATTTTTTCCACAGACCTTCATTTCCTCTGAAAGTTGGAACACCACTTTCAGCTGAAATTCCAGCCCCCGTCAAAACGACGACATGCTCTGCGTTTTTTAACCTTTGAAATAATTTTTCCGAGAACATTTTTTGAGTTTCCTTTTTTTAAACAAAAGCCGACCACCGAAATGGGGTCGGTATATCAATTTGGCAAATAAGTCATGAAACTATTTCCCAAGAGCGCGGTTGATTGAAGTTAAAATGTCTTCAAGGTCATACGGCTTGCTGACGAAATCAGAAGCACCAAGTTTAAGGGCTTCAATTGCATTTTTAACATCGGCATAAGCTGTAAGCATTATGACCTTTATCTCGGGCTTGTTCTGCTTTATGAATTTTAACACCTCAAAACCATCAACTCTTGGCATTTTGATGTCAAGGAGAACGACATCATAATCTTTTTGTTTTATCGCCTCAATAGCCTCATCTCCATCACCGGCTGTTTCAACCTCATAACCTTCAGCTGCAAGCTCAGTGCTTAACAAATATCTCAAAGCTTCTTCGTCATCAACGACAAGAACTCTTGATTTCTCAGCCATTTAGGATCGCCTCCATTTTTATTTAACTTTTTACCTTACCTTTCCAGATATATTGACCGTTGCCGAACCATTTGGACCCGAAGTAGAGATACGTATTAAAACTGGTCTTTCAACTATATCAGAGGTCGTGTCTTGAATCGCGAAGGAAAATCTCGTCCAGCTCCTATCTCTCGTATCCGGTAAGGTTATATCAAGGTCACCAAGCGCTCTTATGTCTTTCCCATCTATAGTAACCCTTATCGTCGTCCCACCAGCAAGCGGATTTCCATTTTGATCGCTGACAGTATAATTAAAAACTTGAGACCCAAGATTTGGTATATCAAAATTTGTCGGCTCAACCGTTATCTGCGGAATGCCAGAGAAAAGAACAATCGTTTCAGCTTTTATAGTCCTTTGATTCTCATCAGCAGTCGTCGCTGTTATAACAGCATAACCTGGACCAAGAACTGGGTGAACTGGCCTTGGCTCTGCGGAGATCAAATTAACACTTCCCTGTCCTTGTTCATTCGTCAACGCTGAACCTTCAATTATCCCGCCTGTAGTCGTGAAATATACGGCCGTTCCGGGTTTAACGGGATTTCCATATTTATCTCCAACATAAGCTGTTATTCTATTTCTCAAGCCGAAAACATTATATCCTGGGAAATTAAGCTTTTCAGGCGCAATGCTGAAGTGAGCTGAATCAGGAAGCCCTCCATGAATAACTATCACAACCGGAAGTGACTTTATCGTTTTAGACCCAACATTTGATTCAGCTACAACTTGAACGACACCGGCTTTTGTTCCGCTGACTATATTTGCAGTTACTCTTCCTTTTGCATCGGTTCTTGCTTTAGGCGGATAGATAAACTCCCCCCCGCCTGGACCAGAACCGATCTTAAAGCTTACTTCAACTGAGTGCGCAAGGTCAACCGGTCTTCCCGATGAATCCTGGACTTCAAAAATCATTTGTGCAGTTTCAACTGAGCCACTTCCTTTAACTCCGATATTTTTTGCCGTTTGAGAGATCAAAACTATGCTCGCAGCCTCACCGCTAGTCGGTGTTTCAGGCGCAGTTCGTTTTAAAAATAAACCAGGGACATTGACCGTTCTGCCCGGAACCGCAAGGACGACAACAGTATCTGGCTCGTATCCCTCCTTGAACGCAATGACATTAACATTGATTTCCGCTTCAACTTCAAAACTAACCCTGTATCTTCCAACCGAATCAGTGTAAGTAACAACCTGCGGTGTAATTCCCGTAACTTTGATGACGGCGCTATCAATCGGCCAGCCAGTTACTGATTCAAAAACGCTCCCACTTAAAATAACCGTTTTTTGCTGAGGGACTTCCGGTTCAACAGCTTTTTTCTTGCAACCCATCAAGACAAGAAAAAACAAGGAAATGTAAAGCACAAATTTTTTCATCAGAGAATTCAAAATTTATTTTGATTTCAATTGCCTTTTGTAATTTTCAAGCGCCTTTAAAAGTTCTTCACGCTTTTCTCTCAAAATTGATCTCTCACTTATTCTTTCAGCTCTTTCCTTCAACCTTTCAGCCAATGTCGGCAAAATTTCAGCTTTTAGCAAAATTATCAACTCCTTTTTAACTGTCGTTTTCACATCAAACCCAAACAAATATCTCAAACCGAAAAACCACCAAGGCAAATCCTTAAGTATCGGAACACCCTCACGCGTTTTCCTTTCCTCATTTATGTAAAGTCCACCAATTATCGTTTCCTCCCCATCAAGTAAAAGAACGGATGTCTGAGCCGATGACTTATTTATGATTATCTGACCAACCGCAACTTGCGCAGCGTTGCTTCTTTCTATGCTCAAGTTAAGGTTTATAAAATACACAGTGTCATATCTTATAACTTGAGGTTTAACTCTTATGATTGAACCAGTTGAAATAAATTGTGTGATAGCATTTCCAGCAAAATCTCTAACCGTTGTTGAAACATCGCTTCCAACTTGAATTTGACCCTCTTGCCCCGATCTTACTGTTATCCTCGGGTTTGCAACAACCTCGCCTATTTGCTGCGATTCAAGCGCCTTAAAAACTGCAACCAAACTCCCAAAATC
It encodes the following:
- a CDS encoding DedA family protein, yielding MEIKEILDLVLRVDNIWIYALIFFFAYIENIFPPSPSDVVIVFCASLSGLGKTDFTLTLISAVVGSTLGFMTMYFIGDKFGDEIIEKGKIKFINPANVKKVEKLFSKFGYFLIIINRFLAGTRAFVAFFAGLGEFDPKKSILLSLISALIWYSILVTAGKMLGENWEIIANIISSYSKIITITLTLLLIFYIARNFLKSKKR
- a CDS encoding phosphatase PAP2 family protein; translated protein: MLQEIIKLDKGIFYLLNGQISNPVLDVIMPFVTSDFNLRVFLVILWLYFIFFGGRKGRTLALLLIPAVALSDILSSHIIKPLIGRIRPCHELEGVRLLVGCGSGLSFPSSHAVNSFTTATLISKFYRNLRIYLFSLASLIAFSRIYVGVHYPLDVISGAIIGLGVGILITSLWNTVENYVWRKQKLNSKSEKNFK
- the lnt gene encoding apolipoprotein N-acyltransferase; the protein is MRKILNEKFLLALTGAVLLSASFPPLKFGFLATAGFVPIFFLIDKIENYKQLFRYSYIFFFFFNLFTLYWVGGWSKEADPFLMVGCVLLILIHPILFFLPIWFYMFIKRNLGKNFHLLTFPFVYVLFEYFRSTTELAFPWLTLGNTQTYYIEKIQFIEFTGVYGLSFLLLIVNILFYLSLKKLRFKYFLLAVLIYILPNFYGALVLKNSETKSFKKIKVGLIQPNINPWLKWEGTLSEQIELYLGMTNEIIKENPNVELIVYPETAITYFFLLPQYRYHFNFFKSEIDRLNVAILTGFPDAKFYDDPSQAPPSSHLIKETGQRYDAFNSMGLFLPNSDEVQKYAKIILVPFGERLPYADTFHFLIEPLQWGVGISNWAKGKDTTIFEMRTRNGELIKFSGVVCYESIYPSFIRKFVNKGAQFLVVITNDSWYGNTSGPYQHFQYSILRAVENRRSVVRCANGGISGFIDPYGRVQKKTKFYEKTQIADEIKLNDEKTFYTLYGDLIVYLSLLVVSLSFFTVLFKNFKTKSENKNA
- a CDS encoding DUF885 domain-containing protein; the protein is MLKNLISLLIPLLIFGCVNQNQNEKFSKLVQEFMEDYFKFHPVTATWVGYHKYDGLLDDLSNDALKRKTEWLEKNKEKFSNFDPKKLSKDNEIDRRILIEKIDEMLFELKELKEHEWNPLIYNSIIGDGLMYLITQDFAPAEDRLKSALERVKQIPRFIEQAKLNLKDAPQIHIETAIKQNKGNINILQNDLIKFAESLNISNDLKSELKRASEKAISSLEDFGRWLEDELKPRSKRDFRLGKELYYKKMKYYLKTDLTPDEILSLAESEKNKTHEEMYHIALALYKYYYGREPKGKDKLEVIKSVLDKIVLEHPKPSEIMERIKMDLNYLTQFVKEKDLLTLDESKPLVVRETPEYQRGVAVASLEAPGPLEKNMKTFYNVSPIPDDWTPEQVESYLREYNYYSLLELSIHEAIPGHYVQLYYSNRCPSIVRSVFWSGTMVEGWAVYAERLMIENGILNNDPKMKLIHLKWYLRVIINAILDHKIHAGNMTQEEAIELMTREGFQERAEAEGKWRRACLTSAQLSSYFTGFQEIMKLREEYMKLKGEKFNIKEFNEKLLSHGSPPVKYLREILLF
- a CDS encoding SIR2 family NAD-dependent protein deacylase; this encodes MFSEKLFQRLKNAEHVVVLTGAGISAESGVPTFRGNEGLWKKFKPEELATFDAFIKNPELVWEWYNYRRKLIQEVKPNPGHYALVELENLFPNFTLITQNVDNLHRRAGNKNIIELHGNIEKNYCIKCGKRYDDVNLALEMKVPKCECGGLIRPDVVWFGEMLPIGAWEEAEEAASNCDVFFSVGTSGVVYPAASLPQIAKMNGAYTVEINIERTELSWFMDEVIIGKSGEVLPKLVEKLKEQNFTKILNRWRTV
- a CDS encoding sigma-54-dependent transcriptional regulator; this translates as MAEKSRVLVVDDEEALRYLLSTELAAEGYEVETAGDGDEAIEAIKQKDYDVVLLDIKMPRVDGFEVLKFIKQNKPEIKVIMLTAYADVKNAIEALKLGASDFVSKPYDLEDILTSINRALGK
- a CDS encoding Ig-like domain-containing protein; translation: MKKFVLYISLFFLVLMGCKKKAVEPEVPQQKTVILSGSVFESVTGWPIDSAVIKVTGITPQVVTYTDSVGRYRVSFEVEAEINVNVIAFKEGYEPDTVVVLAVPGRTVNVPGLFLKRTAPETPTSGEAASIVLISQTAKNIGVKGSGSVETAQMIFEVQDSSGRPVDLAHSVEVSFKIGSGPGGGEFIYPPKARTDAKGRVTANIVSGTKAGVVQVVAESNVGSKTIKSLPVVIVIHGGLPDSAHFSIAPEKLNFPGYNVFGLRNRITAYVGDKYGNPVKPGTAVYFTTTGGIIEGSALTNEQGQGSVNLISAEPRPVHPVLGPGYAVITATTADENQRTIKAETIVLFSGIPQITVEPTNFDIPNLGSQVFNYTVSDQNGNPLAGGTTIRVTIDGKDIRALGDLDITLPDTRDRSWTRFSFAIQDTTSDIVERPVLIRISTSGPNGSATVNISGKVR
- a CDS encoding type II secretion system protein GspD; protein product: MERKICIFLLLFLVLTGLALSQIGGRPRELRRAYVAPEEIVSMSKTMPFNQALQIFNDLSKKFLGKVIVDPESRTNPIGVDIDRMHWLDALELILRANKLWYEEYADYIKIVPLAEVTGVAVAPTAPTEEEKAKVEFESREVMISAVFFEADASKLKQYGFSWDFFRGKDVNLGVTMSAAEGKSGLFTIDVSPDLDFGSLVAVFKALESQQIGEVVANPRITVRSGQEGQIQVGSDVSTTVRDFAGNAITQFISTGSIIRVKPQVIRYDTVYFINLNLSIERSNAAQVAVGQIIINKSSAQTSVLLLDGEETIIGGLYINEERKTREGVPILKDLPWWFFGLRYLFGFDVKTTVKKELIILLKAEILPTLAERLKERAERISERSILREKREELLKALENYKRQLKSK